A window of Punica granatum isolate Tunisia-2019 chromosome 8, ASM765513v2, whole genome shotgun sequence genomic DNA:
TCAAGTATCTCCAGAACGAGTCTGGGGCTAAAATTCAGGTCACGCGTGACGTGGATGCTGATCCACATGCTCCTACTAGGGTGGTAGAACTCATGGGTACAGTAGAGCATATTGCCAGGGCAGAGCAAATGATAAAGGAGGTTCTCTCTCAGGTGATGCTTAATCATACTATCTTCGTTTTTTGTTCCTACAATTTATTTTGGTGCTTCGATTGCTTTTCCTATTTCCAGAAAATTTCCTCAAAGATCAATCAGAAATTTCTGACCAGCAGCTCTATGGGTAGAGCAAGGCAGAACTGCATTGCTACCTTTTTGTGAGCATGCAGAAAGATTGAAAAGATCTATCGCaagtttatttatatatgtaaaatatatatatatatatatatatattttacatgcCGAATTTAGAGGTCATCTGACCTTTTGACTTTTGCACCAGGCTGAAGCAGGAGGTTCTGGCATAGTTTCTCGAAGGGTAACTAGTCAGACTGGATCGGAACAGTTTGTAATGAAAGTCCCCAATAACAAGGTACAAGGGAGTTTCTCATCCATTTTAACTTTTCCCAATATCAATATGCGACGTTCTGCAACATGGCATGCATTTTCAGGTTGGATTAGTTATTGGTAAAGGAGGCgaaacaattaaaaatatgcaaaataggACTGGTGCTCGTATACAGGTAAAATTCATATGCACATTATTTGTGTCTATAGTTTGTGTTACcacatattttctttaaagtTATTCTAATGGTTAATTATTACGTGCTCTAGGTGGTTCCATTACACCTGCCACCTGGTGATACATCTTCTGACAGAAATCTGTACATTGATGGTACAAGTGAGCAAATTGAGGCAGCTAAGCAGTTGGTTAATGAAGTTATAAGTGAGGTATGGTGGACTATTGTTGCATGCATCATGATTCACATAGGTTGTGATTTCCTCAATTTGCCACATGATTGTTAGAAAGTTAACCTATTTGGTGATTTGGTTTATGCTGCTTAAAAGGAAGGGTGAGAAAAGAATTGTTTGAGGTGGATTTCCCAATTCATTCTGAAAGCTATATCTGGGTGTTTCCTTTCTGGCTATAAGGCTGGATGTCTAGAGTAAAACCCATAAGTTAATTGGGTTAATCGTCTAGTTGTGCACTCTGTGTCCACTCTGTTGGATATCTCAGGTTTTCCCCATGCATTTGTTTTGAATGTATATTGTAGAATTATCTCTGGTTGGTTATGTATACTGGTGAAACATAGTTAAGTTATATTTCGGGAATTTCTCAGTTATCTTAGGGTGTACTTTCTGAAAATATGTTTTAACTTGAAAGAAATGCTAGGATATATCTTATCTAAACTATCATCAACTGATTGTCTCCCCCATGTTAATATTGAATAATATCCTCAAAAGTGTGCTGTGCATTTGATTGCATTTGGTTAGTTTGAAATTACTTACATCTATCATAATCATGTTGGATCTCTGCAATGAGTGAGACTCACTAACAATGAATCAGCTAGTGGTTTTAGGCACTAATCTGGATCTTATAGAAGGTTCTGACAACACATTACGGTGATTAAGATACTAGTCTTCTCCATGTCCGTCAAAAATCTTCTGGTTGTCAAATATATTAGGGTTTAGACCTTGCTGTCTTCTCTCTCAAGTTGAGGTGTGGACATAGGAATATGTGAAGGTGATTACTGTTGTCTGCGTCTGGTGCCATTGATCTTTGTGCATAAGTCCTTGAGGAATGCTTTATATAGTTGCTGTCCCAAGGTTTGCTGAGCTCACCACTCCAATGATATATTTTTGGACGTGCATCAGGAGTTCCTGGATATATCTTAGTGGATACTTCCCACATAAGTTCAGTATATGCTTATTCCTGCAATATCATATTACTGATTGTATTGTTGGGACTGTTGTAGGGTTAGTTTCTTTCGAGCTATGGTGACACCAACATAGAATTCTTTGTTGGTGTTCCCCCAACATTCTCTGGTATGGTTTCAAATTTCACCCTTCAATGATGACATATGCCACTGGGAGAAAATTAGCAACTTCGTGTCATGGGGATAATTTTTCTTGGGTTGACATTTGAAATAGTGTTTTGAACAATTGACTTTACAGTTAATATGGTGTTTTGATTCGAGTATTTTGATTATAGTCTTTCTGCTTCCTACTGTCATATCCAATTAGATAGGGACCCGCTGGAATGATACTTTTTTGCTCGATTAGACTTTGTTTGGGGAGGCTCTAAAGTCATTTGATTATTCTAATGTCAATTCACCAGTCGTTTATGGGCgcttcatttttctttatccCTTTGTCTTAATGCTTTTTATTACATCATGGTAAGTTCAATAGCAATATTAGGTAATATGTGCTTTTCCTGATTAAAAAAAGGGTTATATATGCTTTCTGCTACACTGACTTTTACCTGACTGATGATACTTTTTGAGCGAAACTTGAATATACTGATACCCGAAGTATGTTCGCAGAGTTTCAATTTATAACACTGCTCCCATATCTATTGCAATATATATCAGTTGTAGTAGAACTCCATATTTGCTTGTCTGTTTAAATTAGAGAAGTTGTATAGTTTTTGCAATGTGTTGTACCCATTCACTTCAAATAGGGAGAGGATGGGGCCTCCTGCAGGAGTGATTCGAATCGGTAATTACAACCACCAATACGGTATGTGGGTGTCTACAACTCCTCTCGATACAAAAACGTGATATTAGTACTGATAAAGCCATTTGCTAATATTTGAGGTTTCATATTTGTTGTTGTATTTGTGTATATGTCCTTACATGTTCCTTTGTGCATGTTAGTTGCATATTTTTTGCTCTATTGTTTAATATAAGCCATTGGAACTCTCTATTCTTTTATTCTCACCTATGAAATTTGTACTTTGTTCATATGAGGTCATTTCGTATAATATGCAGAACCGTATGAGATCTTCAGCAATGTCTGGAGGGTACACACAGCAGGGCTACCAAGCGAGGCCTCCATCGAACTGGGGAGCCCCGCCCATGCAGCAGCCTGGCTATGGCTATGTTCAGCCCGGAGCATACCCTGGGGCCCCACAGTACAACATGATGACCCAGAGTCAATATGGGAGCTATCCTCCACAGGCCTCGACTGGTGGTTATGCCTCTGGCTGGGACCAGTCCTCAGCTGCCCCGCCTTCTCAGCCAGGTGGTGGCTACGATTATTATTCCCAGCAGCAGCCTGCCTCACAGCAGCAGCAGGGGCCCTCAGGCGGCACCACAGGGTCGACTGACCAATCAGGCTATAACTACAGTCAGCCACCTTCTGCTGCTTCATATGGACAGCAAGGACATGGGTACTCGCAAGACGGATATGGAGGGTACTCCCATCAAGCCCCTCCCCCGTCGGGCTATGGGCAACCTTCGTCTTATGACCAGCAGCATCAGAGCTACAGTGCCAGCTCAGGCTATGGTAATGCAACAAACCCGACTCAGGAGGGGGTTGCGCATTCTTCTTATGGGGCCCAGGGGGATTCTTCTCAGGCAGCACCTCCACCTGTGCAACCTCCTCCAGCTCAGTCTGGGTACAGTTCTGGCCAGCCTAGTTATGGGATGCCTCCTACTTCTCAGCCTGGTTATGGGGCACCACCAGTACAAAAGCCTCCGACATATGGCCAGTCTCAGTCACCAAGCACTGCAGGAGGTTATGGCCAGGGAAGTTATCCCCAGGTGCCATCATCGGGTTACGGGCAGGCCTCTTACGGGGCGCCACCCACTGCTCCTCAGGGAGGTTATGGGCAGCAGCCTCCTCCATACGGTGGCTACAGCAGCAGTGGTGCCTATCCACAGCCTCCGGCTTACTCTGCTGATGGTGGTGCAGCCACTCGTGGTGGTTACGAGGCAACCCCTCCTGCTTCTCAGGCTACTCCTCCTGCAAACACAGCTTCCAAGGCTTCACCCCAGACTTGAGTTTTTGACTGTGAAGTTGGTCCTAGTCGGTGTACCTATAATGAAATGGATTAGTGGGATTTCGAGGTTTTTGTGGAGTTGGTAATTAGGTTTTGGGTTCAAGGGTATGGGACGAACTGCTAGCTATAGGGTGGAATCTGTTATTTTTTGGTCCGAAGTTTAAATGCTGTGGTTTATGTTTACTGCTACCCTTATTGTTGACTCTATGAATTATGTGCTATCATTCGAGTATGAGCATCTTCTGATCAATTTCGAACGGGGAAAGACAGGCCTCAAATTTGAACTATGGGATCGTAGAGCATGGCAGTTTTGGCTGATGCGATGCTTTTCCTGAAATGCAATTTTATCTTGCTGATGGCAGTGGTGGCATTTGATTTATCAACCCATGTCATACTCGAAATGAAATGCAGTTGCTTCCTGAAAGGGAAAACAGTTGTTCTCGTAACCAGATGCGTAAAACTCAGCTATCATAGAACTCTATGCAATCATTTGGCGCGCACTCTAATAGCAGGAGGTAGTTTGTCTGGTACATATGGTCACATAGTGGAAGCTGTTAGGGTAATGTAGATGGTTAACAACTTAACCTCCACTTCTATCTGAACATTTTCTGTCGAAGAAACAAGCGTATGGTTTGATCATTCGGGACAAATTTGTACCTTTGAATTATCTGGCTCCTTCGATCATTTCATTGATATAATGTACTATCACACGGTCACATAGATCAAATGCTGTATATTGCCGATTACAGTGAAAGACATTGTCACTTTTCTGCCAAAACTTCCTAACCATGCGGAACGCCACATTACACAACCAAACTGCAACTCAAATTGGGACCACCTTCGCTTTCGAACCGAATCCAATCAACGGGATTGTTTTAAATAAGCAGTATAGAAATCAGAAGCAACAAGAGCAATCGAATGGGCAAAGTGGGGTTCCCCCTGCATCTGCCCTGTTGATCCCCAACTCCTCTTCTGCATAGATAGCAAGCCCATCATTCGTCCTCCTTCTAGGCCGAGAAGGTTCGTCACTCTCGTTCTCCTTGAGGCCCCTATCCGTCTTTTTCCTCCTTGGCTTCTTCGGTTTCAAACTCCCGTTTTCTTTatgcttctcctcctcctcctgctcactcttctttctctttttcgaGGCAAAGATCTCATCGATTTCATCCTGGGGCTTCTTCCCCAAGGGAGAGGGCTCCTTTGCCTGGGGAGAAACCTCTGTAGCTTCTACCACTGGCTTCTCATGGCTGTCCTTGCGAGTTTTCAGAGACTTCTTTTTCGGCATCGAGGAAACTCAAATACCTGCATGCCAAACATCTATTAATAATCAACCAGACACTAGAAATTGAAAAACGATCGATCAATCCCAGCAACATCATTCACAAAATCATTGAATGATACTCCTGAGAAATTCCTGGGAAGCTATCTAAGTTAAAGCAATGTCATAAAATCATAGAACGATACTCTTAAGCAGCATCTTAAGGGCATGCCAAATCAGATTACGACATCGAACTTCAAGACCCGTGAAAAATCCATACAAAAGAGGCTTATAGTTATGAAAGACCATGAAGAAACCAGTAAATTCAGTCTTCATCGGATTTGAACGAGCCTGGCGTTATATCGTAATGCGAACTCACAGCTGACACAGCTTCAATATGGACAAGCTTCTAATATAACAAGCAGCAGCAAGAGCGTCAGCACTTCATCAGCAGCTTGTACTCCAGCGAAAACGAAATCATAAACTTATGCACAGTCCATGTCCAAGAGAAGCTAATCGATAAGGACTTTCATATATAACCGCAATAAGGCCAACCCcgattaaaaattgaaactttTTCTCCGGATCGAACCATTGCAAATCAATCAGCTCAAACAAGTGAAATCCGTCACCTCTTTCACTTCAGCTGGGCAATGACAGAACGGGCGGGCAACAAGAATCGAACTAGTTGCAGGCGGTCACTGAGaattggagagagagagagagagagagagagagagagatgataaAGGCAGTATAAGCGATGGATGCTTAGGAGGTATCGGCTTCACGTCCACCAACCACCATGCGAGAAGCACCGAAGCCGAAGCAGCAGCGAAGACCCAGATAGATGAGGAGAAGGAGGATTTCGAGGGTTTTAGCAGGGGGGAAGATGTCGGATAGATTTATATACGGGCGGTCTGGTTTTTGCGTATCATGAAGATTGAGGACAAAATAGTAATGAACGTAAATATGGAGGACTAAAAGTGTAATAATCTTTGTTCATCTCGAGTCAGTCCGCTCGCGGAGAAAACGAACTCAGCTGCTGCTCCTCAATTCCGACATCACAGGTTCCTCCGAAGCCGGTCCACTCACCCAGTTATCGATCAAGAACAACGAAGGATTACAATGGAAGCAGTGGAAGGCGAGGGATCCGGGCCGCCCCGGTACACCTTGAACCCGACCCGGATTTGCGGCGAGGACATCCTCTTCTGCGTCGACGTCGACGCCGAGTCCCTGATGGAGATGAAGGCGACGGGGGCCAACGGCCGGCCGGTCACCCGGCTGGACTCGATCAAGCAGGCCATCCTCCTCTTCATCCACTCCAAGCTCTCAATTAACCCCGACCACCGCTTCGCCTTCGCCACTCTCTCCAAATCCGCCTCTTGGGTAATATACCATTCACCATGTCTCCCTTCTCCCCCGACTTATCCGTCTGAAAGCTTCGAGCTTTGCCCCTTTCTCTTTGTTGGGGTTGGCTGGTTTCATCGCGATGGCCTTTAGCTGAGCTTCGGCAGTCATTTCAATGGCTTTATGAGCAATTAAACTTGATAATTGAGGCAATCTGCTGCTCGGGGAAATGCCGACTTGAACTTGCTGATGAATCGTATTAAAAGCTTAGTTTTGGAAGTTCTGAGATAGTTGTCAGTTGGATTGCCCTTTGAGGATTTATCTTTCCAATGAATATGTTGCGTTGCCTGCTTATGTTCTGTTTTGTCAAGcttattttcatttgttttctcCCCTTTTCATTGTCCTGAAGCTCCGTAAGGAGTTTAGCAGCGATGTTGACTCCGCGATGTCCGCACTCCGGAGCCTCTCAGCTACTTCTCCTAGCGGCCATGCCGACCTCACTCATCTCTTGCGGCTAGCAGCTCATGAGGCGAAGAAATCTCTGGCACAAGGCCGAATATTTCGTGTGGTAAGTCTGGTGATCGGAGACTCGACAATCTTCTATCTGAGTAAAGTTTTATACTGATATGAGGAATTGCATTGCGTGGCATTTTTGTCCGTCAAAGAATTGAGAACAACTCACTGAAaacatgaaaatttaaaattttgttgcGGTCCGAATCTGGGAATCTTCTCTCTTGTTCATAGATTGGGGATAAGGTAAAAGGGTGTTGGATCACACTTTACAGTAGATGTTGATGAAGTATCTTCTGCAAAGTAAGGCGTAATTAATTTAGATGATAGTATGTCGATTGTTATGGATCGGCAATGATAGATGTTGCAACTGATCTGATCTCGGCATGGTTTCCCCCTCTTTTGCTTAACAATCAATCGTTGCTCTCCATCTAATGTATATGGTACACGTTTTACCTTCTGTTTTTTGTCAGATCCTCTTCTACTGCAGATCATCCACGAAGCCCCACTACCAGAGGTCAGGAGCCCAAAAGCTTTTCACACTCGACGTAATATACCTCCACGACAAGCCGGGACCCGACAACTGCCCCCAGGAGGTATACGATATGCTCGTGGATGCCCTTGAGACTGTGAGTGAGCACGAGGGCTACATCCTCGAGAGCGGTCAAGGCCTCACCAGGGTCCTCTTCAGGCAGGTTTGTGTGCTCCTGGCCCATCCCCAGCAACGCTCCCCCCAGGACTTCATTGACTTCCCCAAGTCCCTCGCCAAGAAGTTGCCCCTGTCTGAGCAAACCCCAGGCGCTGCCGATGACAGTGTGCCTGTCTCAACCCCGatgaacaaaacaaacccGTGAGTTCATTTATTTCCGGAATTTTGGAGGAAGCATCAGGTTCTTTCGCTATCTAGGTTTATTGTGGCACTCTTTTGGGCATGTATTACAGTTCTAAATCCTGTCCTCCTGGCATGGGTTTGCTTCTTTAGTCTGTATTCTGTAATATAATAGTTCCTTGGGCTTTACTCGGGGTTGGCTTATCGTTAGCTCGGGTTTTGCTATaaaatttgattgaaattgcATGAACTCTATCCGACGAGATTACTGTTATAGAGCCAATGACGAGCCTCTTTCGAGAAAGAAATGTGGTAATTTCCTTGTTCCGTGGACCTCTGCTTTACCTTGTTTCTGAAGGACATACATAGATATAGATAGTGAATAATTAAGATGGGCTTCTTGAgaagtaaatttatttatttatttattttggttaCGAATAAGACCCACCTCTCGCAGGTCTAGAGGGGGTAGACATGAGGGCAAATATTTAGGATAAGCACGGTACGTGATGTCCCGTTGATGAGAATCGAATAAAGGACGAAGACTACTTAGTCCCATGTCGAGGGGCAACGTTACTACATCAGATCCAATTTTTCTCCGAGACTACATCCATCAATTTGGTTTTTCTTCTGTCCTGGAGATTGCATCCATCAgttggtttttcttttgttctggTGGTTATCTTTTATTCCTTATTGTTCTGTCGAGTTGGACTGGATTAAGAATAATGCTCCTTAAAATTACGGTTGAACAGCATAATGTTCATCATTTTGATCCCAGAGACTTTCCACCTGAAAGTTTGAAACTTCCGGCAGACCAAAAGGAGGCCCAAAAGCCTTGACATCCACCTCTGCCCATAACTCACAAGTCAGTTCTGCTCGGTTCACTTCGGATTTTCAGATAAGTCTGCTTGGCCTGTGATGTACGATGCTATCATTGGACGATATAAGGTAAGGAATGCGAGATAACTGAACTATGTGTTTCGTTTACGATCTGCATGAAGGCCGGGTGCCGGCACTGACCCGCTCTTTGAGGGTGATGTGTCCAGCTCTACCACTGGGATGATGGACGCCATGGACCAGACCAGTGCTTCCAAGAATGGGAAAGAACCTTACGGAATCGCAGGATTCATAAACGGATTCTTGGTATCCAATGGACATGCCGAAGAAAGATTGGAAGGTATCTCATTCTTCGCCATGCCACAATCCTAGACGGCGGAGACTCTTTCTACACCATGCCACATTCCCTAATGAATGTCTATGGTAAGTTAACACGAGTCGATTGGAGCTTTCGACCATGCCAATCATCGCGCTTGACCGATCGTGACTTCAAATTGTGGATCCTGCATGATTTCAAAAACCCAAGATGGATTATGCATCCACGTACTATCAAGGATAAACATTCACCTATTGATAGGCGTCGGAATCGGCAACAAACTGTCAGTCTTATTATCATGTGAACGAGTTAAATTCTAtgtaaaaagacaaaaaaaaagtcagttaattcaattttgttttcgaAAATTTTCCCCTAAGAAAGTGGGACGGGTTcagattataaaaaaaaacgaacTTTTCGAAAAGGtggaaaaaaatgattaattttggAAATGGTTTTCATGCCAAACTATGTTCGAAAAAAACTATGGAGTGCCTGGTCGAGAAAGCATGAGGATGGCACCTCTACAAGGCCCAGCCGCAGCTGGCCTCACTAATTTCCTACTCGTTGTATATATCCCTGAGGTTACCAAAAACTAAGCCATACAGACCCTAACTCGTATGCAAGAAGAGTAACAAGCATGTCCACACGACGAGACAGACAAGTATGTCCACGCGACGTAGAAAATCATATATTGTAGTATTACCCTTTTTATTCCTCTAAATCCCTATCTGATACTCTAGTTCAAACTAATCCAAGTTACGGCAATCGACATTTCTATATTGCAAGCATCGGAGCTCTGGCGATATGTCTATATATTTAGTGCTTGCTACATGAGGGCATCATCTAGACAGCAAAGAGCTTCACTCGAAGAGAAGTCTCAGATAATCCTAAGGAATAAATGGAAGCTTTGACTGAAGTAAGGCTTCTTGCTCGGGTCGATGGAAATGCATCTACGGATTGTTTGGTTTCACAGCTTCTCTGCTAAATTGACGACACTGATTACTAGTGCTGACAATCGATTTTGGCAGGCCTCTTTAAAGTGCGTCGGCCTGTGATGCGAGTAGCAAGGCATGGTGTACGCTGGCTGTAATGGAAAAAGCAACCATCAGCGTCGCTCATTTTTACTGTGAAATGGTTCGTTGCCCTACAAATGTCATCTCAACCCAACAATGCACAGCTTCGTCGTGAAAAATGACGCCTCGGCTTGGATTATGAGGATCCATCTCCGAGTTAGTGCATTGAGATGACAGATTAGTGGGGAAGTAGTTTGTATATCAAAAGACAAAACGAAGTAAGAAGAAATAGTGGCCAGAGAAGACTGCGAGAGGACCGAAAACCCCGTAGCATTGAAAAACATCGAAGGAACCAGAAACAAGGGCTTTCTTCTGATTCTTCATAGATAACATAAGAGGGTGATCAAAGCCATTGATCCAGCAGGAAAACACAGTTTTACAGAGCATCGGGAGCAATAAATAATGGTGGAAACAATACTGGAGACTGGAGAAAGAGTTTTTGGGGGCTTGAGAAACGAGGAGAAAGAAAGGAGATTCAGAtgcaggaaaaaagaaaatgctatGGAGAAGTTCCTACACACAGTGACACCCGGAACCGAGCACCTGGCTATGAAGAAGTTCTTTCGATCGTCGATGCTGGGAAAGCTCCGGCGACGACAGATCCCTAAGCCACCTGGGATTCGTGTGGACTCCAGGATTGGGTTCCCTTGAGGGTCTCGACCTTCTTATTGGGCGAACCATGGCTCAAGGGTTTGGGTTCGCCTACTCGGGGATCCTGGACCCTAGGGCTGGGTTTGCCACCCCGGGACGAACCCAAGCCCGCTGTTTATGAGCCCCACGTGGCTCGGGACTCCCAATCTTGTGGGTTTTCGAGGATTTTCTTcaaattaagtttgatttaatttaatttaatttgatttgaggagatgaaaataaaagttgtttggaaaaatatatgagaggaatttgaagatgaaaataaaaaaagtaatgattatgttattgaattgagaaaaaatgttaaaattgaaaaaaacgTATTgtatagttgagataatttgatattaaaaaattaattctaataataaataataaaaaatatgaaagagaatttgataaaaagatagaaaagtaatgattatattattgaattgagataaaagtaaaataaaattatgttaaatttgattttgtaaacAAATATTACCTTCATTACCACCAGCACGGTGGTCTAGTGGTTAAGTATCAAGCGCTTCACTTGAACATCATGAGTTTGAACCTCACTGAGGACGTAGAGCTCGCCACTATGTGggtgtattatgggatggcGGTGGCCGGCCCATAATGCTTAATC
This region includes:
- the LOC116187334 gene encoding uncharacterized protein LOC116187334, with protein sequence MEAVEGEGSGPPRYTLNPTRICGEDILFCVDVDAESLMEMKATGANGRPVTRLDSIKQAILLFIHSKLSINPDHRFAFATLSKSASWLRKEFSSDVDSAMSALRSLSATSPSGHADLTHLLRLAAHEAKKSLAQGRIFRVILFYCRSSTKPHYQRSGAQKLFTLDVIYLHDKPGPDNCPQEVYDMLVDALETVSEHEGYILESGQGLTRVLFRQVCVLLAHPQQRSPQDFIDFPKSLAKKLPLSEQTPGAADDSVPVSTPMNKTNP
- the LOC116187335 gene encoding uncharacterized protein C6G9.01c, coding for MPKKKSLKTRKDSHEKPVVEATEVSPQAKEPSPLGKKPQDEIDEIFASKKRKKSEQEEEEKHKENGSLKPKKPRRKKTDRGLKENESDEPSRPRRRTNDGLAIYAEEELGINRADAGGTPLCPFDCSCCF
- the LOC116187333 gene encoding far upstream element-binding protein 2, with the translated sequence MAEEAQYLSDTGSNKRKYEEPTAPPSTRRASGFSAPIPSASPDSGLAPPPSYNSVPPPAIDDVQAQVQNFKQKAQEIASRLLFNASVGSGGAGAGAGAGAGAGAGAGAGAGVGGYDIKRARVDNGSGFDISDRDGKPALNSASSAIPVSYNNYGQGTSKKIEIPNDRVGVIIGKGGETIKYLQNESGAKIQVTRDVDADPHAPTRVVELMGTVEHIARAEQMIKEVLSQAEAGGSGIVSRRVTSQTGSEQFVMKVPNNKVGLVIGKGGETIKNMQNRTGARIQVVPLHLPPGDTSSDRNLYIDGTSEQIEAAKQLVNEVISENRMRSSAMSGGYTQQGYQARPPSNWGAPPMQQPGYGYVQPGAYPGAPQYNMMTQSQYGSYPPQASTGGYASGWDQSSAAPPSQPGGGYDYYSQQQPASQQQQGPSGGTTGSTDQSGYNYSQPPSAASYGQQGHGYSQDGYGGYSHQAPPPSGYGQPSSYDQQHQSYSASSGYGNATNPTQEGVAHSSYGAQGDSSQAAPPPVQPPPAQSGYSSGQPSYGMPPTSQPGYGAPPVQKPPTYGQSQSPSTAGGYGQGSYPQVPSSGYGQASYGAPPTAPQGGYGQQPPPYGGYSSSGAYPQPPAYSADGGAATRGGYEATPPASQATPPANTASKASPQT